Part of the Desulfosalsimonas propionicica genome is shown below.
AAATGCGCACGGCGTCTGATTTTCAGATATGACCTTGTCTTCAGAACAGGTGGAAACAGGGCGCCTTTGGTGCTCCAGCTCACCGGCAGCTATCTTAACCCGCAGGTAATTGGGCAGTTGCTGGGGGTATAAAATAGGCTCGGGATCTGCAGAAACAACGGAGTGCTCCAGGCAATGGCGCAGCTCCCGGATATTACCCGGCCAATCATAACTTCTGAGTGTGGGCAGAAAGTCAGAAGAAATGCCCTTGACAGGCAGGTTATACTGTTGGCAGATGTTTTGCAGAAAAAAAGCCGTAAGGTGATCCAGATCTTCAAGCCGATCGCGCAGCGGCGGCACAAAAATTTCCTGCCCCATGATCCGGTACAGCAAGTCCTGGCGGAAGGCGTTTTTCTCAACCATGGCCGCCAGGTTTCGATGGGTTGCGGAAATCAGGCGAAAATTGCTTCTTTTTTCCTCCAGCGCCCCAACCGGCCGGAAAGTTTGTTCCTGGAGCACCCGAAGAAGGTTTTTCTGGACATCCATGGGCAGCTCCCCGATTTCATCAAGAAACAAGATTCCCTTGTCAGCGCTTTGAATCAGGCCGACTTTATCTGCATGAGCGCCGGTAAAGGCGCCTTTCCTATGACCGAACAAAATACTGTCAACCAGGCTTTCAGACAAGGCCGCACAGTCAACCACCACAAAGGGTCCGCCGGATCTGGGGCTGTTTGCATGAATAATCCGGGCGATTAACTCCTTGCCAACTCCGGTCTCCCCCCGAATCAGGCATGGCGCACCTGATGTTGACGCCTGGGCTGCCTGCTGCAGGCAACGGTGCAGGGTTGGACTTCCGCCAATTAGTCCCTGCCGGTTAAGGGCAACCACCTTTTCTTTTCCGGATTTGTCCTTTCGGTAGCGCAGGGCCTGGCGAACAAGGTGGGTCATGGAGCGGATGGAAAAGGGTTTTTGAACAAAATCCCAGGCGCCGCGGTAAATGGCCGTTTCAATACTTTGTTCTGAACCACCAGCGGTAATTACAATTACTTCCGGATTGGAGGGAATTTCAAGGAATGCTTCCAGCCATTCCAGGCCGTTTCCATCCGGCAGGGAAAGATCCAGAAAAACAATATCCGGCAGGACCTGCCGGGCGACATCAAAGCCCTGGCCCAGCATCTGAGCGGTATGAAACTCATGATCCTCCCGGTCCAGTGCTTCGCAAATCAACCGGTTGATTGTCGGATCATCGTCGATGACAACAAACAAAGCCATATAATCAGAAACATTTCATTTAAAATCAACCTTTTATTAAAATTCATATTATAGTCCTTATTCTCCACCCCGTCAAGAAGCAATTGCTGAGAGCCTATCGTGCCAATTTGCAAGAACACACGGCCTGAAACCAGGTTAAACTGATCTTGTTGTTTTTTTTCTGTTCCCGCCTTCATGATACTGATAATAATACTGGTAATAATAACGTGAGTCCCGGGTGCGCTTTACGGCATTTAGTACTGCGCCCAGAATTTTCTGGTGGACCGGTGTTAAAATTTCAAGGGTGTTTTTAACTTCATGCCGCCCGGTCTGCCCTTCCCTTAGCACGACCACGATGCCACCGCTAAGCCGGGCCAGAAGCAAGGGATCTGTTACCGCGGTAACAGGCGGTGAGTCCATTATGATAAAATCATAATGATCTGAAAGACTGTCAATGAGTTTCACCATGCGCGTGGAACTTAACAGAACCCAAGGATTCGAGGGAACAGGGCCGGCTGTGGCCAGATCCAGTTGCGGAATATGGGTTTCTCTTATGACTTTTGACAACTCAGCCTTATGGGCAAGAAAACCGCTCAGGCCGGGCTCACTTTCAGCATTGAACATCTTGTGAAGATTGGGGTTGCGAAGATCACAGTCGAGCAGCAATGTTTTTGATCCGTGCTGGGCCAGGGTAACAGCCAGGTTGACGCAGGTGATGCTTTTGCCTTCGGCAGGCCCCGGGCTGGTGACAAGAAGCGTTTTTGCCTCCCTGACCTTTTGGGAAAACATCACCGAAGTTCGAAGAGACCGGTAGGCCTCGCTGTAAAACGACATGGGCGAATACACTGTCACCAGTTCTTTTGGTTCGCCCTCAGGCGCGTAAATTCCGGAAAAATCATGGATGCCGGTCAAAAAGGGTATACCAAGATGCTTGACATCATCCGGGGTTTTAATCGCATTGTCCAGATGTTCCAGTAAAAAAGCCAGGCCAAGCCCTGCCATAAGGCCCAGGGAAAGCCCGAAAATCAAATTCCTTTTCGGCCTGGGCCGAACCGGACTGTCCGGTATCTCAGCGCCTTCCACCAGCCGAATATTTCCGCTTTCAATGTCTTTTCCAAGGGATGCCTTCTCGTAACGCTGCAGCAGTGTTTTATACATATTGCGGGCGCTTTGGGCCTTGCGCTTGAGCACGCTGTATTCCACGGCCTCGCGGTTTATGGACTGGGCGCCCTCCTTGATCTGATTTAAAGACATTTCAAGGGAGCGCTCTCCGGCAAGGGCCACCCGGTATTCACTTTCCAGAGAGCTGACAATGCGTTTCATTTCAGCCTCTTTTGCTTTGTTCAGTTCATCGAGCTGGGATTGGATGCCGACCATCTTTGGATGGTTGGCCCCATAAGTATGGGCAAGCTCGACCATTCTGCATTGAAGCAGCACCTCTTCCTGGTGGATCCGGGAAACGGTGTCGTTGCTGGCAAGTTCCGTGACACTGCTCATATCCGAAGTGTTGTCCAGCAGAGTTCTGGCCTGCTTGTACCGTGCTTCTGCTCCCACACGACGGGCTTTTGCCTGGGTCAGCTGCTGATTTAACTCGGAAAGGGTCTGTGCTGTAAGCTTTTCGCTCTCCTCGGAAAAAGTGGTTACAATGCCATGCTTCTCCTTGAACTGTTGGAGTTGCCGTTCGGCTTTCTCCACACTTACCTGGGCTTCATCAAGGCGTTTTTGAAGCCATTGGGCCGCATCCTGGGCTGCTTCGATCCGATTTTCCAGGTTAAATTCAATGTAGTTGGTCACAACAGAATCCGCTGCCTGCCGGGCCAGCACAGGATCTCTGGCATGAAAGCTGACCTGCACCAGGCGGGAATCGGAAACCGGCTCCACATCAACCCGTCCCAAAAAGGCGCTGGTCAGTTTTTTCATCCTACGTTGCTCTTCGGTTTCCGCTTGGACCCGGCCGGTTTCGATCGCCTCTGCTTCACGATCACTGCCGGTATCTAAAAGGGATACAACGGATTTAACCCACCCACTGAAAGTGGTTGAAATCGCATGCCGGACTTGCGTGATAAATCCATCCGGAGCTTTGGGAAAAAACTCCCGGCTGTCGAGTAAATCCAGCTTCCGAATCACTTTTTCGGCAACCTGACGACTTTTTATTATCTGGTACTGGCTGTTATAGTACTCCCTGCTGGAATTGTCAGTTGCCAGCATTTCCTCGATGGAATAAATTTTGGGCGCTTTAGGCTCAATCATCAATGTGGCGGTGCTTTTGTACACCGATGTCTCGGTAAGGGCCAGCAGGAACGAAGAAACTCCTGCCAGCAGCACACAGGCCAGAATTGTCCAGCCGTGACGCTTCATAACAATCCAGTAATGGCGGAGATCAACAATGTCCCCGGAAGCCTGCGAATCTTCCCAATTTCTATCCATGACACTCCTCTGAAAATAATGCATCCGTCAAAACACGCATTTAGACGGTGCAGATATTGGACTTTTACGGCAACATCAAAAATAGCTTTCCGGTACAACAATTAAATCATTTGGTTGCACG
Proteins encoded:
- a CDS encoding GumC family protein translates to MDRNWEDSQASGDIVDLRHYWIVMKRHGWTILACVLLAGVSSFLLALTETSVYKSTATLMIEPKAPKIYSIEEMLATDNSSREYYNSQYQIIKSRQVAEKVIRKLDLLDSREFFPKAPDGFITQVRHAISTTFSGWVKSVVSLLDTGSDREAEAIETGRVQAETEEQRRMKKLTSAFLGRVDVEPVSDSRLVQVSFHARDPVLARQAADSVVTNYIEFNLENRIEAAQDAAQWLQKRLDEAQVSVEKAERQLQQFKEKHGIVTTFSEESEKLTAQTLSELNQQLTQAKARRVGAEARYKQARTLLDNTSDMSSVTELASNDTVSRIHQEEVLLQCRMVELAHTYGANHPKMVGIQSQLDELNKAKEAEMKRIVSSLESEYRVALAGERSLEMSLNQIKEGAQSINREAVEYSVLKRKAQSARNMYKTLLQRYEKASLGKDIESGNIRLVEGAEIPDSPVRPRPKRNLIFGLSLGLMAGLGLAFLLEHLDNAIKTPDDVKHLGIPFLTGIHDFSGIYAPEGEPKELVTVYSPMSFYSEAYRSLRTSVMFSQKVREAKTLLVTSPGPAEGKSITCVNLAVTLAQHGSKTLLLDCDLRNPNLHKMFNAESEPGLSGFLAHKAELSKVIRETHIPQLDLATAGPVPSNPWVLLSSTRMVKLIDSLSDHYDFIIMDSPPVTAVTDPLLLARLSGGIVVVLREGQTGRHEVKNTLEILTPVHQKILGAVLNAVKRTRDSRYYYQYYYQYHEGGNRKKTTRSV
- a CDS encoding sigma-54-dependent transcriptional regulator; amino-acid sequence: MALFVVIDDDPTINRLICEALDREDHEFHTAQMLGQGFDVARQVLPDIVFLDLSLPDGNGLEWLEAFLEIPSNPEVIVITAGGSEQSIETAIYRGAWDFVQKPFSIRSMTHLVRQALRYRKDKSGKEKVVALNRQGLIGGSPTLHRCLQQAAQASTSGAPCLIRGETGVGKELIARIIHANSPRSGGPFVVVDCAALSESLVDSILFGHRKGAFTGAHADKVGLIQSADKGILFLDEIGELPMDVQKNLLRVLQEQTFRPVGALEEKRSNFRLISATHRNLAAMVEKNAFRQDLLYRIMGQEIFVPPLRDRLEDLDHLTAFFLQNICQQYNLPVKGISSDFLPTLRSYDWPGNIRELRHCLEHSVVSADPEPILYPQQLPNYLRVKIAAGELEHQRRPVSTCSEDKVISENQTPCAFGKPAGTLKEARAEGSRAAEKIYLKQLIFSSKEKTVKDLCEKAGVSVSHFYALLRKHELELPHGRST